The proteins below come from a single Staphylococcus sp. MI 10-1553 genomic window:
- a CDS encoding YtxH domain-containing protein codes for MQNKLLPGILIGATVGGAIALIDKNTRRSVKTSVNNIKTGQRSSQPSKFTQVKDEVLYWKNTFDEIRRNNPELERSLRNAKDTFMERKNNKQIGL; via the coding sequence ATGCAAAACAAATTATTACCTGGAATCTTAATTGGGGCTACAGTTGGCGGTGCGATTGCGTTAATCGACAAAAACACACGCCGTTCTGTGAAAACTTCAGTGAACAACATTAAAACGGGTCAACGTTCAAGCCAACCTTCTAAGTTCACTCAAGTGAAAGATGAAGTATTATACTGGAAAAATACGTTTGACGAAATTCGTCGTAATAATCCAGAATTAGAACGTTCTTTACGCAATGCAAAAGATACGTTTATGGAACGCAAAAACAACAAACAAATTGGTCTTTAA
- a CDS encoding low molecular weight protein-tyrosine-phosphatase, with the protein MTTVAFVCLGNICRSPMAEAIMRQRLKNRNIDDIEVYSRGTGRWNLGEPPHQGTQNILKAHDIPFDGMISELFTQTDDFDYIIAMDQSNVDNIKDINPHLKGKLYKLLEFSDMDETDVPDPYYTNNFEGVYEMIQSSTDHLIDHILKDTRKG; encoded by the coding sequence ATGACAACAGTTGCTTTTGTATGTTTAGGTAATATTTGTCGATCTCCTATGGCTGAGGCAATCATGCGCCAACGTCTAAAGAATCGCAATATTGACGACATTGAAGTATACTCGAGAGGGACAGGTCGCTGGAATTTAGGTGAACCCCCTCATCAAGGTACACAAAATATTTTAAAAGCACATGACATTCCTTTCGATGGGATGATTAGCGAATTATTTACACAAACGGATGATTTTGATTACATTATTGCAATGGATCAAAGCAATGTAGATAATATTAAAGATATTAATCCTCATCTTAAAGGGAAGTTGTACAAATTGCTTGAATTCAGTGATATGGATGAAACAGACGTTCCAGACCCATATTACACAAATAATTTTGAAGGCGTTTATGAAATGATACAATCATCAACGGATCATTTAATAGACCATATTCTTAAAGACACGCGAAAGGGGTAA
- a CDS encoding DUF1128 family protein — protein MSKTIEEMIIEIRDRLNLVNPGLIDPENYSENDREDIEDIHAFVTSKREFTPREMTGITEALGDIRK, from the coding sequence ATGTCAAAAACTATTGAAGAAATGATTATAGAAATACGCGATCGTTTGAATTTAGTTAACCCGGGATTAATTGATCCAGAAAACTATAGTGAAAATGATCGTGAAGATATAGAAGATATACACGCGTTTGTCACTTCGAAACGTGAATTTACACCACGTGAAATGACAGGTATTACTGAAGCATTAGGTGATATTCGCAAGTAA
- a CDS encoding aminopeptidase: MTIEKRLQQYAKLLVRVGMNVQQGQPVYIRTSVETVDFTRLIVKEAYAAGASDVRVKYEDPQVKRLTYENEPTSFFEQEVKGYDVDERMDYVNRGACMLALLSEDPDLLNGIDSDKLKAAQRQYAKAFKPYMIAAQKNSFPWLVASYPSQAWANRVYPELNDEEAMARFLEDILSIVRVDGNDPIENWEKHAKNLKSRAAMLNDRAYTAFHFVSEGTDLHIGLPKGHIWEEPMSYTEKGQGFIANIPTEEVFTAPDCNNVNGYVTNKLPLSYNGTIIDGFTLTFKDGAVVDFEAAQGEAVLADLLDTDEGARRLGEVALVPDDSPISNKNTIFFNTLFDENASCHIALGAAYAFNLQGGTEMTAEELKAHGLNDSLTHVDFMIGSSDLNIYGVLEDGTEEQVFKDGNWVN; encoded by the coding sequence ATGACAATTGAGAAACGATTACAACAATATGCTAAATTACTCGTACGTGTAGGGATGAACGTACAACAAGGTCAACCTGTATATATTCGTACATCTGTAGAAACTGTTGACTTCACACGTTTAATTGTAAAAGAAGCTTATGCAGCAGGGGCATCAGATGTAAGAGTGAAATATGAGGATCCTCAAGTTAAGCGTCTGACATACGAAAATGAGCCGACATCATTTTTTGAACAAGAGGTCAAAGGCTATGATGTGGATGAACGCATGGATTACGTGAACCGTGGTGCATGTATGCTAGCGTTGTTATCAGAAGATCCAGATTTGTTGAATGGCATTGATTCTGACAAATTAAAGGCGGCACAACGTCAATACGCAAAAGCTTTTAAACCTTATATGATTGCAGCACAAAAAAATAGTTTCCCGTGGCTTGTAGCAAGTTATCCTTCTCAAGCATGGGCAAACCGTGTGTATCCTGAGTTAAATGATGAAGAAGCGATGGCGCGATTTTTAGAAGATATTTTAAGTATTGTACGCGTTGATGGCAATGACCCAATCGAAAACTGGGAAAAGCATGCGAAAAACTTAAAATCACGTGCTGCGATGTTAAATGACAGAGCTTATACAGCGTTTCATTTCGTTTCAGAAGGGACGGACTTACATATTGGCTTACCAAAAGGCCATATTTGGGAAGAACCGATGAGCTATACAGAAAAAGGGCAAGGCTTTATTGCTAACATTCCAACTGAAGAAGTGTTCACTGCACCTGATTGCAACAACGTAAACGGCTATGTCACAAATAAATTACCGCTCAGTTATAATGGCACAATTATTGACGGTTTCACATTGACGTTTAAAGATGGTGCTGTTGTTGATTTTGAAGCAGCACAAGGAGAAGCAGTTTTAGCGGATTTACTCGATACAGACGAAGGTGCACGTCGTTTAGGTGAGGTCGCATTAGTGCCAGATGATTCACCGATTTCAAATAAAAACACTATTTTCTTTAATACATTGTTTGATGAAAATGCATCGTGCCATATCGCTTTAGGTGCCGCATATGCGTTTAATTTGCAAGGCGGGACTGAAATGACGGCAGAAGAACTGAAAGCCCACGGTTTGAACGATTCTTTAACACATGTGGACTTTATGATTGGTAGTAGTGATCTTAATATTTACGGCGTACTTGAGGATGGTACAGAAGAACAAGTATTTAAAGATGGAAATTGGGTTAATTAA
- a CDS encoding acyl-CoA thioesterase produces MAKIDKKAMQDSKVYKSRQVFPQDTNHLGTLFGGTMMANIDEIAAICAMKHANQTVVTASTDSVDFLKPIRNGDILTYIAMVSYSGSSSMEVCVQILIEDIPNNKQELAALSFLTFVALDDDGKPTQVPAVYPETDAEKWFHETAEARVARRKARRKESKQTLQFISELEFKQ; encoded by the coding sequence ATGGCAAAAATAGATAAAAAAGCGATGCAAGATTCGAAAGTTTATAAATCGAGACAAGTGTTTCCACAAGATACAAATCATCTCGGGACGTTGTTCGGTGGTACGATGATGGCAAATATTGATGAAATTGCGGCAATTTGTGCAATGAAACATGCGAATCAAACTGTCGTGACGGCTTCTACAGATTCAGTAGACTTTTTAAAACCGATTCGTAACGGCGACATTTTAACGTATATCGCGATGGTTTCATATTCAGGTAGTTCATCAATGGAAGTTTGTGTTCAAATTTTAATTGAAGATATTCCGAACAATAAGCAAGAGTTAGCAGCACTCAGCTTTTTAACTTTTGTAGCATTGGATGATGATGGAAAGCCAACACAGGTGCCTGCAGTATATCCTGAAACAGATGCAGAAAAATGGTTTCATGAAACAGCTGAAGCACGTGTGGCACGCCGAAAAGCACGTCGTAAAGAAAGTAAACAAACACTGCAATTTATTTCAGAATTAGAATTTAAGCAATAA
- the yfkAB gene encoding radical SAM/CxCxxxxC motif protein YfkAB, whose amino-acid sequence MLTTQKEPISILNDPWEPYTDIEQYDELTLSNVEFTTTNLCNMRCSHCAVGYTLQTKDPDTLPMSLILQRLDEIPTLRTISITGGEPVFSKKSIREVVKPLLKYAYQRGIYVQLNSNLTLPLDRYLDIAEYIDVLHISHNWGTIDTFTEVGFGAMEKQPPLKAKLKLYEQMISNARTLSEQGMFVSAETMLNKSTYPHLTSIHREVVNDMKCQRHEIHPMYPADFASQLEVLDLKTMKEAISHLLDVRNPNTWMLFGTLPIFPCLQDEADAKLRQKLKQAPNVTIRNDPDGRSRLNVNVFTGNVIVTDFGDETGTISNIRHDQLTDVFQRWLDSPLAQAINCHCPKFECLGPNILVKNMYYPNVDFKAQEARMHTLFNQS is encoded by the coding sequence ATGTTAACGACCCAAAAGGAGCCTATTTCAATACTTAATGACCCGTGGGAGCCTTATACAGATATAGAACAATACGATGAATTGACGCTGAGCAACGTTGAATTCACGACAACGAATCTGTGTAATATGCGCTGTAGTCATTGTGCTGTGGGCTATACATTACAAACGAAAGACCCCGATACATTACCGATGTCATTAATTTTACAACGTTTAGATGAGATTCCAACGTTACGTACGATTTCTATTACAGGTGGCGAGCCCGTGTTTTCAAAAAAATCAATTCGTGAAGTGGTTAAACCATTATTAAAGTACGCTTATCAACGTGGCATATACGTCCAATTAAATTCGAATTTAACTTTACCGTTAGACCGTTACTTGGATATTGCAGAATATATTGATGTGCTACATATTTCACACAATTGGGGCACGATTGATACATTTACTGAAGTCGGCTTCGGTGCGATGGAAAAGCAACCGCCATTAAAAGCGAAATTGAAATTGTATGAACAAATGATTTCAAACGCACGTACTTTAAGTGAGCAAGGCATGTTCGTCTCAGCAGAAACGATGTTAAACAAAAGTACCTATCCACATCTCACGTCTATTCATCGCGAAGTCGTGAACGATATGAAATGTCAACGCCATGAAATTCATCCGATGTACCCTGCTGATTTTGCGAGCCAATTGGAAGTACTCGATTTGAAAACGATGAAAGAAGCCATTTCGCATTTATTAGATGTGCGTAATCCAAATACATGGATGTTGTTTGGAACACTGCCGATATTCCCTTGTTTGCAAGATGAAGCAGATGCGAAGTTACGTCAAAAGTTAAAACAAGCACCGAACGTCACGATACGTAATGATCCAGATGGTCGCAGTCGTTTAAATGTGAATGTGTTTACAGGGAACGTCATTGTGACAGACTTTGGTGATGAAACAGGAACGATTTCTAATATTCGTCATGATCAATTGACTGATGTATTCCAAAGATGGTTGGATAGTCCGTTAGCTCAGGCGATTAATTGTCATTGTCCAAAATTTGAATGTCTTGGACCGAACATTCTTGTTAAAAATATGTACTATCCAAATGTTGATTTTAAAGCACAAGAAGCACGCATGCACACACTTTTTAATCAATCATGA
- a CDS encoding SE1561 family protein gives MKEPQTMNQVKERLSQFLEEIEHADPNEVDVADIDEWIHLLDQLEAKVNQLRK, from the coding sequence ATGAAAGAGCCACAAACTATGAATCAAGTGAAAGAGAGACTTTCTCAATTTTTAGAAGAGATTGAACATGCGGATCCGAACGAGGTTGATGTCGCGGATATCGACGAATGGATTCACCTATTAGACCAACTTGAAGCGAAAGTGAATCAATTACGTAAATAA
- a CDS encoding type 1 glutamine amidotransferase domain-containing protein: MMAKVAVLLADEFEDVEFTSPKEALEEAGHETVVIGTTANAEIVGKHGTKVTVDLSIADAKPEDYDGLLLPGGFSPDLLRGDAEQRFGTFAKYFLKEDLPSFAICHGPQILIDTDELKGRTLTAVLNVRKDLSNAGANVVDESVVVDKKLVTSRTPDDLDDFNREIVNQFK, from the coding sequence ATTATGGCAAAAGTAGCTGTATTATTAGCAGACGAATTTGAAGATGTTGAATTCACTAGCCCCAAAGAAGCACTTGAAGAAGCGGGCCATGAAACGGTAGTGATTGGTACAACTGCCAATGCTGAAATTGTAGGTAAACATGGGACTAAAGTGACTGTGGACCTATCTATTGCTGATGCAAAACCAGAAGATTACGATGGTTTATTATTACCAGGTGGATTCTCACCAGACTTATTGCGTGGTGATGCAGAACAAAGATTTGGTACTTTCGCGAAATATTTCTTAAAAGAAGATTTACCATCATTCGCAATTTGCCACGGACCACAAATTTTAATCGACACAGACGAGTTAAAAGGTCGTACTTTAACTGCTGTGCTTAATGTACGTAAAGACTTATCTAATGCAGGTGCAAACGTTGTTGACGAATCAGTTGTTGTAGATAAAAAATTAGTAACAAGTCGTACGCCTGATGATTTAGATGACTTTAACAGAGAAATTGTAAATCAATTTAAATAA
- a CDS encoding pyruvate oxidase — protein MGKVKANMALVRALKAWDIDHVYGIPGDSIDAVVDGLKTAENDIDFIHVRHEEVASLAAAAYTKLTGKIAVSLAIGGPGAIHLLNGMYDAKMDNVPQLVLSGQADSHKLGTKAFQEVDLPKLFEDVAVYNYQLKDSDATRIFEIVDEAIRTAYREKGVAVLTLPNNILNTKVEDNFPTEVDPYVPERRQPLNHEIQRAAQLFNESKRPVILVGKGTDHAKAEVRQFIEKGKIPTIVTLPSKTIVGDDHPYNLGNLGKIGSKPSYQAMQNADLLILAGTNYPYIDYLPKKNIPAIQIDENPEAIGHRFDVDAPIVGDSQLALRALTDAIQPVEKRPFLNEMLDHRETWKGWMTEDKNNDAIPIRPERLMDAINKVMTDDTVIAADVGTSTVWSTRYLNLGVNNHFIISSWLGTMGCALPTAIASRIAFPGRQVIGITGDGAFEMVMQDFSTAVQYNLPMVLFVLNNSELSFIKYEQQEAGELEYGIDFSDIDFAKFAEACGGVGYTLKDPKDIDSIVQTAVQQHKPTIVNVYVDKNAAPLPGKIVPEQAINYAKWAYRSLTEDRKFIFNEMPSLTTAVRRFL, from the coding sequence ATGGGAAAAGTAAAAGCAAATATGGCTTTAGTAAGAGCATTAAAAGCATGGGATATTGATCATGTATATGGTATTCCAGGTGACTCTATCGATGCTGTTGTCGATGGATTAAAAACAGCTGAAAACGATATTGACTTTATTCACGTGCGTCATGAAGAAGTCGCAAGTCTAGCAGCAGCCGCTTATACTAAGTTAACTGGTAAAATTGCAGTCTCACTTGCAATCGGTGGACCTGGTGCCATCCATTTATTAAACGGGATGTACGATGCAAAAATGGATAATGTGCCACAACTTGTATTGTCAGGACAAGCAGATAGTCATAAACTTGGCACAAAAGCATTCCAAGAAGTGGATTTACCAAAATTGTTTGAAGATGTTGCGGTTTACAACTATCAATTGAAAGACAGTGATGCTACACGTATTTTCGAAATTGTTGACGAAGCGATTCGTACCGCATACCGTGAAAAAGGTGTTGCAGTGCTGACTTTACCAAACAACATTTTAAATACAAAAGTTGAGGACAATTTCCCTACAGAAGTTGACCCTTACGTACCAGAACGTCGTCAACCCTTAAATCACGAAATTCAACGCGCTGCACAATTATTCAATGAAAGTAAGCGCCCTGTCATTTTAGTCGGTAAAGGGACAGACCATGCAAAAGCAGAAGTACGTCAATTCATTGAAAAAGGTAAAATTCCAACTATCGTGACGTTGCCATCCAAAACTATTGTAGGTGATGACCATCCTTATAATCTCGGTAACCTCGGTAAAATTGGTTCAAAACCATCTTACCAAGCAATGCAAAATGCGGACTTGCTCATTTTAGCAGGTACGAACTATCCGTATATTGATTATTTACCGAAGAAAAACATTCCAGCGATTCAAATCGATGAAAACCCAGAAGCAATCGGTCACCGCTTCGATGTCGATGCACCTATCGTTGGGGACAGTCAACTGGCATTACGCGCATTAACAGACGCAATTCAACCTGTCGAAAAACGACCATTCTTAAATGAAATGTTAGACCATCGTGAAACTTGGAAAGGTTGGATGACTGAGGATAAAAATAACGATGCTATACCTATTCGTCCTGAACGATTGATGGATGCGATTAATAAAGTCATGACTGATGATACGGTCATTGCAGCTGACGTTGGTACATCAACTGTTTGGTCAACACGTTACTTGAATTTAGGTGTGAACAACCACTTCATCATTTCAAGCTGGCTCGGTACGATGGGTTGTGCGCTTCCAACAGCTATTGCGTCACGTATCGCCTTCCCTGGCCGTCAAGTGATTGGTATTACAGGTGACGGTGCGTTCGAAATGGTTATGCAAGACTTCTCAACAGCGGTACAATACAATTTACCAATGGTGTTGTTCGTCCTTAATAACAGCGAACTTTCATTTATTAAATATGAACAACAAGAAGCTGGCGAATTAGAGTACGGTATCGACTTTAGTGATATTGACTTCGCGAAATTTGCAGAAGCTTGTGGCGGTGTCGGTTATACATTGAAAGATCCGAAAGACATCGATTCAATCGTACAAACTGCTGTACAACAACACAAACCGACAATCGTCAATGTGTATGTAGATAAAAATGCTGCGCCACTTCCAGGTAAAATCGTACCTGAACAAGCGATTAATTATGCAAAATGGGCATACCGTAGTTTAACAGAAGATCGCAAATTTATCTTTAACGAAATGCCATCATTAACAACTGCAGTTAGACGTTTCTTATAA
- the sgtB gene encoding monofunctional peptidoglycan glycosyltransferase SgtB translates to MKRRDRIAKQSKHSPHNEPHHNTYYQPVGQPPKKQKPRRIFRTLLLLIVLAGALFIGMMYFMAQRADIDALKSIEQKSGYVSASQMPDYTKGAFIAVEDRRFYKHSGVDYRGSLRAIFASVRDRDRLQGGSTITQQLAKNYYYDNQQTVTRKLKEMFVAKRIERHYDKDEILSYYMNNIYYGDNHYTIESAANYYFGVTTNEQNYTLPHITVLQSAILASKVNAPSVYNVNDMSPSFINRTKMTLEKMKQQEFINEQQYTEALQQLGA, encoded by the coding sequence ATGAAAAGAAGAGACCGAATAGCCAAGCAGTCCAAGCACTCACCTCACAATGAGCCGCATCACAATACGTATTACCAGCCTGTCGGACAACCGCCTAAGAAACAAAAGCCACGCCGTATTTTTCGCACGTTATTGTTGCTGATTGTTTTAGCGGGTGCGTTATTTATTGGCATGATGTATTTTATGGCACAGCGCGCGGATATAGATGCGTTAAAAAGTATCGAACAAAAAAGTGGTTATGTCAGTGCTTCCCAAATGCCAGATTATACAAAAGGGGCATTTATCGCTGTAGAAGATCGTCGTTTTTACAAACATTCAGGTGTAGATTATCGAGGAAGTTTACGTGCGATTTTTGCATCGGTACGTGACCGCGATCGTCTGCAAGGTGGGAGTACGATAACACAGCAACTTGCCAAAAACTATTATTATGACAATCAACAGACCGTGACGCGTAAGTTAAAAGAAATGTTTGTCGCAAAACGGATTGAACGTCATTACGATAAAGATGAAATTTTAAGTTACTATATGAATAATATTTATTATGGTGACAATCATTATACAATTGAATCTGCTGCGAATTATTATTTTGGTGTCACAACAAATGAACAAAATTATACATTACCGCATATTACTGTGTTACAAAGTGCAATATTAGCAAGTAAAGTCAATGCGCCTTCTGTATACAATGTGAATGACATGTCACCTTCATTTATTAATCGTACAAAAATGACGTTAGAAAAAATGAAGCAACAAGAATTTATTAATGAACAACAATATACTGAAGCGTTGCAACAACTTGGTGCTTAA
- the recX gene encoding recombination regulator RecX, whose translation MSKITKIEVQKYNHERFNIYIDNAFALGISIDTLVAFNIKKGDEMDTAELKALAQREHQQQANNHAIQYLSYRKRTRKEIATQLRKEGFEEDIIHEAIAYCERLKLIDHRDYIISLKNTMLRTTDKGPEVFRQKLHQAGIEADLIEEGVRLYEEEQPFERIVEIGQKIMDQKKGPTSKVRVKVQQSLQQKGFSLDTIFKVIDALDFTQDPETVDNLLQRDLEKVYNKYQKKYEGKPLYMKTVEALLRKGYPYDDIQRKLTESGIDHD comes from the coding sequence ATGTCAAAAATCACTAAAATTGAAGTGCAAAAATATAATCATGAGCGTTTTAACATTTATATTGATAATGCATTTGCGTTGGGCATTTCAATAGATACGTTAGTGGCATTTAATATTAAAAAAGGCGATGAAATGGACACAGCGGAACTCAAAGCATTGGCCCAACGTGAGCATCAACAACAAGCGAACAATCATGCCATTCAATATTTGTCCTACCGTAAGAGAACACGTAAAGAAATTGCCACACAGCTGAGAAAAGAAGGTTTTGAAGAAGACATCATTCATGAAGCAATCGCCTATTGTGAGCGTCTCAAACTCATTGATCATCGCGATTATATAATCAGTTTAAAAAATACAATGCTACGTACGACGGATAAAGGACCGGAAGTATTTCGTCAAAAGTTACATCAAGCAGGGATTGAAGCGGATTTGATAGAAGAAGGAGTCCGTCTATACGAAGAAGAACAACCATTCGAACGTATTGTAGAAATTGGTCAAAAAATAATGGATCAAAAGAAAGGACCCACTTCAAAAGTAAGAGTGAAAGTACAACAATCTTTACAGCAAAAAGGATTCTCCCTAGACACGATATTTAAAGTGATTGATGCATTAGATTTTACACAAGACCCAGAAACTGTGGATAATTTATTGCAACGTGATTTAGAGAAAGTCTATAATAAATATCAGAAGAAATATGAAGGAAAGCCTTTATATATGAAAACGGTTGAGGCATTATTAAGAAAAGGGTATCCGTATGACGATATCCAACGAAAACTGACAGAAAGTGGTATTGATCATGATTGA
- a CDS encoding YfhH family protein has protein sequence MIEKRLSDMDRQEILHVIQTSKEKMRKAEMNGIMNEYDVYANKVVIAESYLIDTNEIELGKIYHLKDGTGNDFKVERLKGVFAWGYRINGAEAEEGLPISLLQI, from the coding sequence ATGATTGAAAAACGTTTAAGCGACATGGATAGACAAGAAATTTTACATGTCATCCAGACGAGTAAAGAGAAAATGCGAAAAGCTGAAATGAACGGCATCATGAATGAATATGATGTTTATGCGAATAAAGTAGTCATTGCAGAAAGCTATTTAATCGACACGAATGAAATTGAACTTGGTAAAATTTACCACCTAAAAGATGGAACAGGAAATGACTTTAAAGTCGAACGTCTCAAAGGCGTATTCGCATGGGGCTACCGCATTAATGGGGCGGAAGCTGAAGAAGGTTTACCAATTTCATTATTACAAATATAG
- a CDS encoding ATP-binding cassette domain-containing protein → MGSSIVLKMINVTHYYRNQKKQNVLKPFSYQPEDIELNNISLHIYEGEALGIIGEAESSKSLIGEILAGTVEPDKGRIARAASMFYANMNQKSVENILVIDYVKDVIQLYPYDAPEHKATQVIKYAHLDGVQNQRVKDLTDTQYAQLLFSLARASEAKIVILSHILSDLDEGFFEKAKVMVEDYIDREWTWIAIDNDVEKVKAVSNYLAWISHGQVRKEGSIKQVLPYFLSHQRDMASLTTAEEREHFDEDWKRNRSRMPELTYNFRRIERYRHAQPPAFLSRIWTWLALFFIGMCVAGVLIFTNLGKIASAPLATQATISKSTSDPYVDKLAYGIVNDSEMNITPLDNKGKEVQLPHYAVASITGENKTTYRIEVDGKSYKANKDKFLYLNPAALYKEVDRKQLEPYMKDNYINYVDYFNSALHQSHKKVNETLVPEHQQRFVEPIVEQPISMLFDDRDHLLGFTFPIVKQDKFRDEFNIKTDIWMSKTDAGYLIADLKHSKWIYIEL, encoded by the coding sequence ATGGGGAGTTCAATTGTCTTGAAGATGATTAATGTCACACATTATTATCGTAATCAAAAAAAGCAAAATGTGCTTAAACCTTTTAGTTATCAACCAGAAGATATTGAGTTGAACAACATTTCTCTACATATTTATGAAGGTGAAGCGTTAGGGATTATCGGTGAGGCTGAATCATCTAAATCATTAATTGGTGAAATTTTAGCTGGAACTGTCGAACCTGATAAAGGAAGAATCGCACGTGCAGCATCAATGTTTTATGCGAATATGAATCAAAAATCAGTTGAAAATATTTTAGTGATTGACTATGTAAAAGATGTCATTCAACTGTATCCTTACGATGCACCTGAACATAAAGCAACACAAGTGATTAAGTATGCGCATTTAGATGGTGTGCAAAATCAACGGGTCAAAGATTTAACAGATACACAATATGCGCAGTTGTTATTCAGTTTAGCACGCGCATCAGAAGCGAAAATTGTGATTTTAAGTCATATATTGAGTGATTTAGATGAAGGTTTTTTTGAAAAAGCAAAAGTGATGGTAGAAGATTATATCGACCGCGAATGGACTTGGATTGCGATTGACAATGATGTAGAAAAAGTGAAAGCAGTGAGCAACTATTTAGCATGGATTTCACACGGTCAAGTGCGTAAAGAAGGCTCGATTAAACAAGTGCTGCCTTATTTTCTGTCACATCAACGTGATATGGCATCGTTAACGACAGCAGAAGAACGTGAACACTTTGATGAAGATTGGAAGCGGAATCGTTCACGCATGCCAGAACTTACATATAATTTTAGACGTATCGAACGTTATCGACACGCGCAACCCCCAGCCTTTTTATCGCGGATATGGACGTGGTTGGCACTGTTTTTTATTGGCATGTGTGTGGCAGGTGTATTGATTTTTACCAATTTAGGCAAAATTGCGAGCGCACCATTGGCCACACAAGCAACAATTTCGAAATCGACATCTGATCCATACGTTGATAAATTAGCTTATGGCATTGTAAACGACAGTGAAATGAATATTACGCCATTAGACAATAAAGGTAAAGAAGTGCAGTTACCACACTATGCAGTAGCGTCGATTACGGGTGAGAATAAAACGACGTACCGTATTGAAGTGGATGGCAAAAGTTATAAAGCAAACAAAGATAAATTTCTTTATTTAAATCCGGCAGCACTTTATAAAGAAGTCGATCGTAAACAGTTAGAACCTTATATGAAGGATAACTATATTAACTATGTCGATTACTTTAACAGTGCACTTCATCAATCACATAAAAAGGTGAATGAAACACTTGTGCCTGAACATCAACAACGATTTGTAGAACCGATTGTAGAACAGCCGATTTCAATGTTGTTTGATGACCGCGATCATTTACTCGGCTTTACATTTCCAATCGTGAAACAAGACAAATTTAGAGATGAATTTAATATTAAAACCGATATTTGGATGAGCAAAACAGATGCAGGTTATTTAATTGCCGATCTCAAACATTCCAAATGGATTTATATCGAATTGTAG